The sequence below is a genomic window from Blastopirellula retiformator.
ATTCCTGTGGGAGAAATAGGCACGCGTGAGCGATATTCCAACCCTGACAGCCGCGGAACTCGTCGAAGAATTTGAGTTCTATGACGATCCTATGGATCGTTTTCAATATCTGATCGAACTCGGTCGGCAGATGCCCCCGTTGGACGATGTCTATAAGGTCGAAGCCTACCGCGTCCAGGGATGCCAAAGCCAAGTCTGGCTGATCCCCCAGGCAACCGAGGATGGTCAGCAACTCTACTTTTTGGGGGACAGCGACGCCCAGATCGTCAAAGGCTTGGCCGCGCTCCTCTCGATGTTGCTCTCTTATAAGACGCCGGACGAAATCCTGGCGTACGATTTGGAGTCCCTGTTCGAGCAGGTTGGCTTGGCTCAGACGATCACCCCGTCCCGCGCCAACGGCTTTTACAACATGGTGCAGCAGATTCGCGACCTCGCCACGGCGGCCAAAAAGTCGGGCTAATTTCGTCAGCCGGCATAATCGGTTTGGTTGCGTCGCCTTCTCGGGCAGGCCACAATAGTCGGTTCTGTTCACGGTTTTTTACGCCCCCCTTAGAGACCACCCCATGAAATTGAACCTCACTCGCATTGCGCTTGCCGGCCTCCTGTCGCT
It includes:
- a CDS encoding SufE family protein, giving the protein MSDIPTLTAAELVEEFEFYDDPMDRFQYLIELGRQMPPLDDVYKVEAYRVQGCQSQVWLIPQATEDGQQLYFLGDSDAQIVKGLAALLSMLLSYKTPDEILAYDLESLFEQVGLAQTITPSRANGFYNMVQQIRDLATAAKKSG